One genomic region from Argentina anserina chromosome 2, drPotAnse1.1, whole genome shotgun sequence encodes:
- the LOC126782070 gene encoding LOW QUALITY PROTEIN: protein CHROMATIN REMODELING 35-like (The sequence of the model RefSeq protein was modified relative to this genomic sequence to represent the inferred CDS: deleted 1 base in 1 codon; substituted 1 base at 1 genomic stop codon), which produces MHRETLQKKPSSTAAIVDYSDPLAIQNLLDGLDYDGKYGSVAKDIKAFNAQIHQVLNPLFARYPPLSNKYFKEERRQSQLDPELAVQPAPPAEINVIDLEDDTVDINAPAASSAIVIIDSDEEPSEDRRPSYSFQEIFMTQPSSKDVILPQPSEQVLRRDLGVCSTHTSYEIMSKTESNTDPGVYVAVEDEESTEEDDGLGDAWMEMSMVLESSKEVAVDPFSEERTSENDCDHSFVLKDDLGYVCRICGVIDKGIDQIFEFQYNRVKRSTRTYMPDSRNGKDRDSAEMDGVKLSEDGLIITEISAHPRHMKQMKSHQVEGFNFLVSNLVGDNPGGCILAHAPGSGKTFMIISFMQSFLAKYPNARPLVVLPKGILDTWKEFKYWQVEDIPLYDFYEAKADNRSQQLEVLKKWVDQKSILFLGYKQFSSIFCDRETNQISTSCQEILLKVLSILIMDEGHTPRNDNTDVFQSIARLQTPRKVVLSGTIYQNHVKEVFNILNLVRPKFLRSETSRPIIKRIMSRVHIQGARKQFKAGADDVFYGLVEDTLQKDKDFRRKVTVIHDLREMTSRVLHYYSGDSLDELPGLIDFTVVLNLSAWQKDKIQKEFKKFARKFKQSSVGSAVYLHPKLYSVSKDWKHIDSNEKMDELVETIDLNEGIKAKFFMNILRLCESSGEKLLVFSQYLPPLKFLXRLTAKTKGWSPGREMFVITGESKSENREWSMERFNNSPDAKVFFGSIKACGEGISLVGASRVLILDVHLNPSVTRQAIGRAFRPGQKRKVFVCRLVAADSPEEEDHSTCFQKELIAKMWFEWNEYCGYRDFEVDTVDDVKECGDFFLESPALAEDVKVLYRR; this is translated from the exons ATGCACAGAGAAACTTTACAGAAGAAACCAAGTTCAACCGCTGCAATTGTTGATTACTCTGATCCGTTGGCTATACAAAACTTGCTGGATGGATTAGATTATGATGGTAAATATGGAAGTGTTGCCAAAGACATTAAGGCATTTAATGCTCAGATTCATCAAGTACTGAACCCCTTATTTGCAAGATACCCCCCTTTGTCAAACAAATACTTTAAAGAGGAAAGAAGGCAAAGTCAATTGGATCCTGAATTAGCAGTTCAACCAGCTCCTCCGGCAGAAATTAATGTCATTGATTTGGAGGATGACACTGTTGACATAAATGCCCCAGCAGCATCGTCGGCTATTGTAATCATCGATTCAGATGAGGAACCAAGTGAAGATCGGAGGCCTTCTTACTCTTTCCAGGAGATTTTTATGACACAACCGTCTTCCAAGGATGTCATTCTGCCACAGCCATCTGAACAAGTTTTGAGGAGGGACCTTGGGGTATGTTCGACTCATACGTCTTATGAGATAATGAGTA AAACTGAATCAAATACAGATCCAGGTGTTTATGTGGCtgtagaagatgaagaaagtACAGAAGAGGATGATGGTTTAGGAGATGCATGGATGGAAATGTCCATGGTATTAGAATCTTCAAAG GAGGTCGCTGTGGATCCTTTC TCTGAAGAAAGAACGAGTGAAAATGACTGTGATCATTCTTTTGTCTTAAAAGATGATCTTGGATATGTTTGCCGAATCTGTGGAGTCATTGACAAAGGAATTGATCAGATATTTGAGTTTCAGTATAACAGG GTCAAAAGGAGTACAAGAACGTACATGCCAGATTCTCGAAATGGGAAAGACAGAGATTCAGCTGAAATGGATGGTGTTAAACTTTCAGAAGATGGTTTGATCATAACTGAAATATCTGCTCACCCAAGACACATGAAGCAAATGAAATCTCATCAAGTGGAGGGTTTCAATTTTCTTGTTAGCAACTTGGTTGGTGATAATCCTGGTGGTTGCATCTTGGCCCATGCTCCAGGGTCCGGAAAAACATTtatgataattagtttcatgcAAAGTTTCCTGGCTAAGTATCCAAATGCTAGACCACTGGTTGTTCTTCCTAAAGGAATATTGGATACATGGAAGGAGTTCAAATATTGGCAAGTGGAGGATATTCCTTTGTATGACTTCTATGAGGCCAAAGCAGACAATCGGTCACAGCAGCTTGAGGTGTTGAAGAAGTGGGTCGATCAGAAAAGTATCCTGTTCTTAGGGTACAAACAGTTCTCCTCTATTTTTTGTGATCGAGAAACTAACCAGATATCAACTTCATGTCAGGAGATATTGCTTAAGGTTCTGTCAATTCTTATCATGGATGAAGGGCACACCCCTCGGAATGACAATACTGATGTGTTCCAGTCCATTGCAAGATTGCAGACTCCTAGGAAGGTTGTACTTTCTGGAACGATTTATCAAAATCACGTGAAGGAAGTATTCAACATTCTGAATCTGGTTCGTCCCAAGTTCTTAAGATCAGAAACTTCCCGACCCATCATCAAGCGAATAATGAGTAGGGTGCATATACAAGGTGCTAGGAAGCAGTTCAAAGCTGGTGCTGATGATGTTTTTTATGGTCTAGTGGAGGACACTCTCCAGAAGGATAAGGATTTTAGAAGGAAAGTGACAGTCATACATGATTTGCGTGAGATGACCAGCAGGGTTCTTCATTACTATAGTGGAGATTCCCTGGATGAGCTTCCCGGACTCATTGATTTCACTGTGGTACTCAATCTAAGCGCCTGGCAGAAGGATAAAATCCAGAAGGAATTCAAGAAGTTTGCAAGGAAGTTCAAGCAAAGTTCAGTTGGCAGTGCTGTTTATCTGCACCCAAAACTTTACTCCGTTTCTAAGGACTGGAAACACATTGATTCAAATGAAAAAATGGATGAATTGGTCGAGACCATAGACCTGAATGAAGGAATCAAGGCAAAATTCTTTATGAATATTCTTAGGTTGTGCGAATCATCTGGTGAGAAACTATTGGTTTTCAGTCAATACCTCCCACCTTTGAAGTTTTTATAGAGATTAACTGCCAAAACAAAGGGTTGGAGTCCTGGGAGAGAAATGTTTGTGATCACAGGGGAATCAAAGTCTGAGAATAGGGAGTGGTCCATGGAGAGATTTAACAATTCCCCTGATGCTAAGGTCTTCTTTGGTTCGATCAAGGCATGCGGAGAGGGTATATCTTTAGTAGGGGCTTCACGAGTCTTGATTTTGGATGTTCATCTTAATCCCTCTGTGACACGGCAAGCAATTGGCCGTGCATTTAGACCTGGTCAAAAGAGGAAAGTATTTGTATGTAGATTGGTAGCTGCTGATTCCCCCGAAGAAGAAGATCATAGTACTTGCTTCCAGAAAGAGTTGATTGCCAAGATGTGGTTCGAATGGAATGAATATTGTGGCTATCGGGATTTTGAAGTGGATACTGTTGATGATGTGAAGGAGTGTGGTGATTTTTTTCTTGAAAGTCCAGCATTGGCGGAAGATGTGAAGGTTCTGTACAGAAG GTAG
- the LOC126782069 gene encoding protein DETOXIFICATION 46, chloroplastic-like, whose translation MQALISHSLSSQPSLLFSTTPPPPSSSSSSSSAPRFHPAPPRFPSSRFSSSCSAPVRRRSIRPVISCIGDGGGGMSEVSESKEAAEVGGGGGGELESQSIWNQMKEIVMFTGPATGIWISGPLMSLIDTVVVGQGSSIELAALGPGTVLCDNMSYVFMFLSIATSNMVATSLARGDKDEVQHHISTLLFVALTCGFLMLLFTRFFGSWALTAFTGSKNLQIIPAANTYVQIRSLAWPAVLVGWVTQSASLGMKDSWGPLKALAVASAINGLGDILLCSVLGYGIAGAAWATMFSQIVAGYMMIESLNKKGYNSYAISVPSPKELLTLIGLAAPVLVTMISKVAFYSLIVYFATSMGTYTTAAHQVMIQTFMICTVWGEPLSQTAQSFMPELIYGVNRSLPKARMLLKSLVIIGGILGLVLGIVGTSIPWLFPNMYTPDQRIIQEMHKLLIPFFLALAVTPAILSFEGTLLAGRDLRFISLTMSSCCSLGALLLLLVSSRGCGLVGCWWVLVSFQWARLFLSLRRLISPDGILYSEDMSRYKLDELRAV comes from the exons ATGCAAGCTCTCatttctcactctctctcttcccaaCCCTCTCTCCTCTTCTCCACTACTCCTCCAcctccctcttcctcttcctcttcctcctccgccCCACGCTTCCACCCCGCACCGCCTCGATTCCCGAGCTCGcgcttctcctcctcctgctcAGCTCCAGTACGACGCCGTTCGATTCGGCCTGTAATCTCTTGCATTGGCGATGGCGGCGGAGGAATGTCCGAGGTTTCGGAGTCGAAAGAAGCTGCGGAggttggaggaggaggaggtggagagCTGGAGAGTCAGAGTATATGGAACCAGATGAAGGAGATTGTCATGTTTACTGGGCCGGCGACCGGGATCTGGATCAGCGGCCCGCTTATGAGCCTCATCGACACTGTCGTCGTCGGCCAGGGAAGCTCCATTGAGCTCGCTGCTTTAG GTCCGGGAACTGTACTGTGTGATAATATGAGCTACGTGTTCATGTTTCTTTCGATTGCTACTTCGAATATGGTCGCCACTTCGCTTGCGAGAGGG GATAAAGATGAAGTGCAACATCACATATCCACCTTGCTCTTTGTTGCATTGACCTGTGGCTTCTTAATGCTTTTATTTACAAGATTTTTCGGCTCATGGGCACTCACTG CTTTTACTGGATCAAAGAACTTACAGATTATTCCAGCAGCAAATACATATGTTCAG ATACGGAGTTTGGCATGGCCTGCTGTTCTTGTTGGTTGGGTTACCCAGAGTGCAAG TCTTGGCATGAAAGATTCATGGGGTCCTTTGAAGGCCTTAGCTGTAGCCAGTGCTATTAATGGCCTTGGTGATATACTGCTGTGCAGCGTTTTAGGCTATGGTATTGCTGGTGCAGCATGGGCGACAATGTTTTCACAG ATTGTTGCAGGATACATGATGATTGAATCTCTGAACAAGAAAGGATACAACTCTTATGCTATATCTGTTCCCTCACCCAAAGAACTTCTAACTCTGATTGGGCTTGCAGCTCCAGTGTTGGTTACAATGATATCTAAG GTTGCTTTCTACTCTCTCATTGTATACTTTGCAACATCAATGGGCACATATACAACTGCTGCTCATCAG GTCATGATTCAAACATTCATGATCTGTACGGTGTGGGGAGAACCTCTTTCTCAAACGGCACAGTCATTTATGCCTGAGTTGATATATGGAGTGAATCGTAGTTTGCCCAAG GCTCGAATGCTGCTCAAGTCCCTTGTCATCATTGGAGGAATCCTTGGTCTGGTTTTAGGCATTGTTGGAACATCTATTCCATGGTTGTTTCCTAACATGTATACACCTGATCAGAGGATCATACAAGAG ATGCATAAACTACTGATACCATTTTTTCTGGCATTGGCTGTGACACCCGCCATTCTCAGCTTTGAGGGAACATTGTTG GCTGGACGAGATCTTAGATTCATTAGTCTAACAATGAGTAGCTGCTGCTCTTTAGGCGCACTTCTATTGCTG CTTGTGAGTAGCAGAGGATGTGGTTTAGTAGGCTGCTGGTGGGTGCTGGTATCATTTCAATGG GCTCGGCTTTTCCTCTCTTTACGACGCCTTATATCACCTGATGGCATACTCTACTCTGAAGATATGAGCCGGTACAAACTGGACGAACTCAGAGCTGTATAG